One segment of Nostoc piscinale CENA21 DNA contains the following:
- a CDS encoding cysteine desulfurase, translated as MTFTATKTLADKVRADFPILHQEVNGKPLVYLDNAATSQKPLLVLNALRNYYEQYNANVHRGAHTLSAKATDAYEAARDKIAKFINAASRQEIIYTRNASEAINLVAYSWGMNNLHPGDEIILSVMEHHSNIVPWQFVAQKTGAVLKFVGLTPEETFDLEQFKQLISEKTKLVSIVHISNTLGCINPVKEIADITHRYGAKFLVDACQSVPHMPVDVQDIGCDWLVASGHKMCAPTGIGFLYGKLELLEAMPPFFGGGEMISEVYLDHSTYAELPHKFEAGTPAIGEAIALGAAIDYLTNIGMDKIHAYEAELTAYLFQQLEKIPQIKIYGPKPDANGEGRAALAAFTVADVHANDLSTLLDQEGVAIRSGHHCTQPLHRYLGLPATARVSFSFYNTRAEIDVFIKALKETIDFFAGIFG; from the coding sequence ATGACTTTTACAGCTACCAAAACCCTTGCCGATAAAGTCCGCGCTGACTTCCCGATATTACACCAGGAAGTCAACGGTAAACCTTTGGTTTATCTCGATAACGCGGCGACATCGCAAAAACCTTTGCTTGTATTAAATGCTTTGCGGAATTATTACGAGCAGTACAATGCCAATGTGCATCGCGGCGCTCATACCTTGAGTGCAAAAGCCACTGACGCTTATGAAGCAGCACGCGATAAAATTGCCAAATTTATTAATGCTGCATCGCGTCAAGAAATTATCTACACCCGCAACGCCAGCGAAGCGATTAACTTAGTGGCTTATAGCTGGGGTATGAACAATTTACATCCAGGCGATGAAATTATTCTGTCGGTAATGGAACACCACAGTAATATTGTGCCTTGGCAATTTGTGGCGCAAAAAACGGGTGCAGTTCTGAAATTTGTTGGATTAACACCAGAAGAAACCTTTGATTTAGAACAGTTTAAGCAACTGATTTCTGAGAAAACAAAACTGGTGTCAATTGTTCATATTTCTAACACCTTGGGTTGTATTAACCCAGTGAAAGAAATTGCTGATATTACTCACAGATACGGTGCGAAATTCTTAGTTGATGCTTGTCAAAGTGTGCCTCACATGCCTGTGGATGTTCAAGACATAGGCTGTGATTGGTTGGTGGCTTCGGGACATAAAATGTGTGCGCCAACCGGGATAGGCTTTTTATATGGCAAGCTGGAATTGTTAGAGGCCATGCCACCATTTTTTGGTGGTGGCGAAATGATTTCTGAGGTGTATTTAGATCATTCCACCTATGCCGAATTGCCCCATAAATTTGAAGCTGGGACACCTGCAATTGGAGAAGCGATCGCCCTCGGTGCTGCGATAGATTATCTTACTAATATAGGTATGGATAAAATTCATGCCTATGAAGCTGAGTTAACTGCTTACTTATTTCAACAATTAGAGAAAATACCCCAAATTAAGATTTACGGCCCCAAACCTGATGCTAATGGAGAAGGTAGAGCCGCGTTAGCTGCATTCACAGTCGCAGATGTCCACGCCAACGACTTATCTACATTATTAGATCAAGAAGGCGTTGCTATACGTTCTGGACACCACTGCACCCAACCATTACACCGCTATTTAGGTTTGCCAGCAACTGCAAGGGTAAGTTTCTCTTTCTACAATACCCGCGCAGAAATTGATGTGTTCATCAAAGCATTGAAGGAAACTAT